Proteins co-encoded in one Planctomycetota bacterium genomic window:
- a CDS encoding heme-binding protein, with translation MPSIRRARPVESPVMHTQSIAALVLAALALGAAACSSSRPARQASLASSADAAASTDTSAGPLPAQPLAPGQIVRVGGDMNTRITERDGEFFVGPLSIDTPLPEGYPDPTPPGAMDIKTYPAVRRAEFRGTSTPESGMDRAFWPLFNHIKSRDIAMTSPVEMDYNDVQDADSAKSRDWTMSFLYRYQDQGPTGEDGAVVVRDAPPVTVLAMGVKGDYGMEKARPAMEQIEAWLAANPQWRAAGNWRSLYYNGPKLMWWNKWGEIQIPVERVSAAAR, from the coding sequence ATGCCCAGCATCCGTCGCGCCCGCCCGGTCGAATCCCCCGTCATGCACACGCAGTCCATTGCCGCCCTCGTTCTGGCCGCTCTCGCGCTCGGCGCCGCCGCGTGCTCCTCGTCGCGGCCCGCACGTCAGGCCTCGCTCGCCTCGTCGGCCGATGCCGCCGCCAGCACCGATACGTCCGCCGGGCCGTTGCCGGCCCAGCCGCTCGCGCCCGGGCAGATCGTCCGCGTCGGGGGCGACATGAACACCCGCATCACCGAGCGCGACGGCGAGTTCTTCGTCGGCCCGCTCTCCATCGACACCCCGCTCCCCGAGGGCTACCCCGATCCCACGCCCCCGGGCGCGATGGACATCAAGACCTACCCCGCCGTCCGGCGCGCCGAGTTCCGCGGCACGAGCACGCCCGAGTCCGGCATGGACCGCGCCTTCTGGCCGCTCTTCAACCACATCAAGTCGCGCGACATCGCGATGACCTCGCCCGTCGAGATGGACTACAACGACGTCCAGGACGCCGACTCCGCCAAGTCGCGCGATTGGACCATGTCGTTCCTCTACCGCTACCAGGACCAGGGGCCCACCGGCGAGGACGGCGCCGTCGTCGTCCGTGACGCCCCGCCCGTCACCGTCCTCGCCATGGGCGTCAAGGGCGACTACGGCATGGAAAAGGCCCGCCCCGCCATGGAACAGATCGAGGCCTGGCTCGCGGCCAACCCGCAGTGGCGCGCCGCCGGAAACTGGCGCAGCCTCTACTACAACGGCCCCAAGCTCATGTGGTGGAACAAGTGGGGCGAGATCCAGATCCCCGTCGAGCGGGTCAGCGCCGCCGCGCGGTAG
- the dprA gene encoding DNA-processing protein DprA, with the protein MTTPAEAAGPVLAPHSPAERHARLRLHLSSGVGPVLFRRAIERFGSAADACAASPAAWKQVQGVGDAKSAAIATGLREAQAAADREVERAAALHIRIVHLGDPDYPALLASLPDSPGVLFVRGDLRPATDDRYPVAIVGSRDCTHYGLEQARRFAGGLAQAGLTVVSGGARGIDGAAHLGALHAGGRTIVVLGCGLAHTYPPEHKDLFDRVAACGAIVSELPIDTPPAAENFPARNRIISGLSLGVLVIEAGERSGALITARLAVDEHGREVFALPGRVDSAASRGTLGLLKRGEAAMATEPADVIAALEACAHHVHRGTHAVRFPARETLDTPALFTQTPPAPAPPANPVHAALLAALHEPRTADDVAESVGMDVARVRAELTMLEIQGRVARSGSKFIHRK; encoded by the coding sequence GTGACCACGCCCGCGGAGGCGGCCGGGCCGGTGCTCGCCCCGCACTCGCCGGCGGAGCGGCACGCGCGCCTGCGCCTGCACCTGTCGAGCGGCGTGGGGCCGGTGCTCTTCCGGCGGGCCATCGAACGCTTTGGATCGGCCGCCGACGCGTGCGCCGCTTCGCCCGCCGCGTGGAAGCAGGTGCAGGGCGTGGGCGATGCCAAGAGTGCCGCCATCGCCACGGGCCTGCGCGAGGCGCAGGCCGCCGCCGACCGGGAGGTGGAGCGGGCCGCCGCGCTGCACATCCGCATCGTGCACCTGGGCGACCCGGACTATCCCGCGCTGCTCGCGTCGCTCCCGGATTCGCCGGGCGTTCTCTTCGTGCGGGGCGACCTGCGCCCCGCGACCGACGATCGCTACCCCGTGGCCATCGTCGGCTCGCGCGATTGCACGCACTACGGGCTCGAGCAGGCGCGGCGGTTCGCGGGCGGGCTGGCGCAGGCCGGGCTGACGGTCGTATCGGGCGGGGCGCGGGGAATCGACGGGGCGGCCCACCTGGGCGCGCTCCACGCCGGCGGACGCACGATCGTCGTGCTCGGCTGCGGGCTGGCCCACACCTACCCGCCCGAGCACAAGGACCTCTTCGACCGCGTCGCGGCGTGCGGGGCCATCGTTTCAGAACTGCCCATCGATACGCCCCCGGCCGCGGAGAACTTCCCGGCACGCAACCGCATCATCTCCGGGCTGTCGCTGGGCGTGCTGGTGATCGAGGCGGGCGAGCGATCCGGCGCGCTCATCACCGCGCGCCTCGCCGTCGACGAGCACGGACGCGAGGTGTTCGCGCTGCCGGGACGGGTCGATTCGGCGGCGTCGCGCGGCACGCTCGGCCTTCTGAAGCGCGGCGAGGCCGCGATGGCCACCGAGCCGGCGGACGTGATCGCGGCCCTCGAGGCCTGCGCACACCATGTGCACCGCGGGACGCACGCGGTGCGCTTCCCCGCGCGCGAAACGCTCGACACGCCCGCGCTGTTCACCCAGACGCCGCCCGCGCCCGCGCCGCCCGCGAACCCCGTGCACGCCGCGCTGCTGGCGGCGTTGCACGAACCCCGAACGGCGGACGATGTGGCGGAGTCGGTCGGAATGGACGTCGCCCGCGTGCGGGCGGAACTGACGATGCTGGAGATCCAGGGACGCGTCGCGCGAAGCGGATCGAAGTTCATTCACCGCAAGTGA
- a CDS encoding PEP-CTERM sorting domain-containing protein has protein sequence MKIAAGLFVACVALPAVAGTVTGSGSLPMYGSNYGVTTWRIAGDAGSASTAFGAEGMTFFNGTLYVSHDHDANRAAGNLVSYTPGATGNLSAATTTLMGTGPAGLWGPEGITVNNSGSGFGSWAAGSVRITGIETRGTDSFGVFDTGTPGSNMSPTANAVPALDDIAWASSLDLFAGVEDGSGDSSFLRFFDKNTMAVQSFSAPVINGAKGIAAVSGSFAAAVTGASVGTSQAFLVVSEFDGFAFYDTNGNAIGPALTFGDYAAINELESVAVDETNNLIFLGDEAGLSIHVVSVPAPGVGAIFGLGLLAAARRRR, from the coding sequence ATGAAGATCGCTGCTGGTCTGTTCGTCGCGTGCGTGGCCCTTCCGGCCGTCGCCGGCACCGTCACCGGTTCCGGCTCGCTCCCCATGTACGGCTCGAACTACGGCGTGACCACCTGGCGCATCGCCGGCGACGCCGGCTCCGCCTCCACCGCCTTCGGCGCCGAGGGCATGACCTTCTTCAACGGCACCCTCTACGTCTCGCACGACCACGACGCCAACCGCGCCGCCGGCAACCTCGTCTCCTACACCCCCGGCGCCACGGGCAACCTCTCCGCCGCCACCACCACCCTCATGGGCACCGGCCCCGCCGGCCTCTGGGGCCCCGAGGGCATCACCGTCAACAACTCCGGCTCCGGCTTCGGCTCCTGGGCCGCCGGCAGCGTCCGCATCACCGGCATCGAGACCCGCGGCACTGATTCCTTCGGCGTCTTCGACACCGGCACCCCCGGCTCCAACATGTCGCCCACCGCCAACGCCGTCCCCGCGCTCGACGACATCGCCTGGGCGTCCTCCCTCGACCTCTTCGCCGGCGTCGAAGACGGCTCGGGCGATTCCTCCTTCCTTCGCTTCTTCGACAAGAACACCATGGCCGTGCAGTCGTTCAGCGCCCCCGTGATCAACGGCGCCAAGGGCATCGCCGCCGTCAGCGGCTCCTTCGCCGCCGCCGTCACCGGCGCCTCCGTCGGCACCAGCCAGGCCTTCCTCGTCGTCAGCGAGTTCGACGGGTTCGCGTTCTACGACACCAACGGCAACGCCATCGGCCCCGCCCTCACGTTCGGCGACTACGCCGCCATCAACGAGCTCGAGTCCGTCGCCGTTGATGAGACCAACAACCTCATCTTCCTCGGCGACGAGGCCGGCCTGTCGATCCACGTCGTCTCCGTCCCCGCCCCCGGCGTGGGCGCGATCTTCGGCCTGGGCCTCCTGGCCGCCGCTCGCCGCCGCCGCTAA
- the lexA gene encoding transcriptional repressor LexA → MNLTPKQLKILQLIRDWRVRRGYSPTMQELADEIGVSKVTVFEHVEALIKKGALVREPNKARSLSIADGIAVPDEARPLRFPLVGRIAAGNPIEKVSDTDEIDLADVLCGTRSQNSTFALKVEGDSMRDEGILDGDFVLIERTQVASNGDKVVALLPDGSTTLKTFYKEDDYIRLQPANPNFDPIRVKYCQVQGIVKGVVRRYGR, encoded by the coding sequence ATGAACCTGACGCCCAAGCAGCTCAAGATTCTGCAGTTGATCCGCGACTGGCGGGTGCGCCGGGGCTATTCGCCGACCATGCAGGAGCTGGCCGACGAGATCGGCGTCAGCAAGGTCACCGTGTTCGAGCACGTGGAGGCGCTCATCAAGAAGGGGGCGCTGGTCCGCGAGCCGAACAAGGCGCGCTCTTTGTCGATCGCTGACGGGATCGCGGTGCCCGACGAGGCCCGCCCGCTGCGGTTCCCGCTGGTGGGGCGGATCGCCGCGGGCAACCCGATCGAGAAGGTGTCGGACACCGACGAGATCGACCTCGCCGACGTGCTGTGCGGCACACGCTCGCAAAACTCGACGTTCGCGCTGAAGGTCGAGGGCGATTCGATGCGCGACGAGGGAATCCTCGACGGCGACTTCGTGCTCATCGAGCGCACGCAGGTGGCGAGCAACGGCGACAAGGTCGTCGCGCTGCTGCCCGACGGCTCGACGACGCTCAAGACCTTCTACAAGGAAGACGACTACATCCGCCTGCAGCCGGCGAACCCGAACTTCGACCCCATCCGGGTGAAGTACTGTCAGGTGCAGGGGATCGTCAAGGGCGTGGTGCGCCGGTACGGGCGGTAG